From the Pyrenophora tritici-repentis strain M4 chromosome 5, whole genome shotgun sequence genome, the window GGTTCCGCTTGTTAGCAATGATACCGGCGGTGACAGTGGTTCCATTGTTGCCGCCCCAGCCAACCAGCATGACACCAGTCTTGGGGATCTTGCGGTCCACATTGAAGTCGTAGAGAGTTTCCTTGGGCACGGCGACATATTTACCGTCTGCGTTTTTGGTAACGTCGGTGGTACGGTAAGTGTACTTTGACTTGATCGTGTCCTCGGTGTACTCTACATTAGGAGAATTGACGACAAAGAGATCCTTGGGAGCTGTCTTCACATCGAACCCATTCGCGTGGCCGACGCTGTCTTCTGCGTGTGGCGCCATGATGATGATTTAAGTTTTTGTTAATTGGTGAACTTAGTTGCGGAAGTCTAAGTCCGACGCTGCCCCAGAGGGAGAAGTGCGTCGGCCGGCAAATGGGTTGTGGATCCTATAGAGTGTAAGTCGAAAAGTCACAATAATGTCATGGAGGGGTACACATACGAGCTGAGGAGATTGGAAAACGTCTTGACAGCTGGGCAATGGCCCGGGGAAATTTAGGTGTAGTTGATGAGAGGTAAGAGGTAACAAGCTTTCAGTTAACTGGTGATTGCTATCGGAGACgttgtggtggtggagtGAGCAAAGCTGGGGATGGGAAGTGATATAAATGCCTCTCGCCTCGCTGCTGACTTATCAATATATCCGCGCACAAGCGCTCCGAGTCGAGCCGGGGAAGCGTTGGCGTTCACCCACCGCTTTTTTACCCTTACGTATCTAGGTATGCTATCCACTTTTCGTCCCAAGGACGCGCGCCGTAGGCCCTTCGATAGCTGGAGAAGCCAATCGCCGCGTAGCAAACATATTTTCCGATAGTCGCCAATGTGCGCTACCACGCATAGCACACCGATTGCAGCAACAACATCCGCAGTGGGCAGGTAAGGTGCAAGCGAGCACTCGATGAGCCTAGAGACACGGGGCATTATAGTGACAGCTGTCATGGCAGTGGCATAGCGAAGTTTTGACTGGAATGGCCGCGTGAAACGATTATGTACATGCAGCTTTACCCCACGTCGGCGGATCACGAATATAAGCCTTGGCTTGTGATTGTGGGGTACGACTTTTCAACACCTGGATGCCTTGTCAGCCCAAGGCGATCTCGGCCAAGTGATCTCACACACAGAAGCATACTAATTTTCTGGTTTCTTGAGCAGTCTGTTTCAAATCGCAGCTATGGCGTCAGTTACGCAGTTGCAAGAGCATCCGAGACGCCCCTCGTGTCAGGATTGTTTGCGACACCATGCGCAACAGAAAGCGCATTATTAGTGTGTGGTTGAGTGGAGCAGCAGGAACAGTGCTGAGGAGTGTTGTTTCGTTCAGTCGTTCAGATACTTGCAAAGTCACAACAAAAGAGGCTCTCACATACGCGTTTGTCAGGACACGAACGGACACAGGGTTAGAGACAAAGAGACGGAAGCGGCCGCATGCATGGCCACAGTTGATCGTCATGGGAACCATGGAGAAGCTCATGCAGGAGGCTATGGCGTCCGAAGTGCGTCGATTGGCGCCACAGCCATCACGATCTATTGCATTTCGTCTCACGGTCCATCCGCAGAAGAATATTGATGACGAGAAACTCGTGTCGTGTGGACAGGGGCTCACGCTTTGGTCGGTGGTCGACAATGACTAAACCCATGCAAAGCAGATCGGTCCAGTACCGGTAGAGTACTACCTAGGTTGCCAAGAAAGTCCAGCGAATTAAGCCGGTCGCTAGGTAATCTGCAAGGCCGCAGAGACAGCCTGTGAACAGAGCCTCAGGCATGCTTGGTTCGTTCCCACGTACGATTCCAGTAGCCGCAATTTGCGCGACAACGTCCACATGGGACAGACAGCCGGCCTTGGCATCTCCTTCAGTCTTGCGATCAGCAAAACAACTGATAGCCTGGCGGGGGGTGCTAACGACATCGAGAGGGATGGGTGGGTGGCAGCAATAGAGGTTTTACATTTCCCCCTCCGAGCGAATCGACTGAGGGCGAGGCCGACACGACGCATATCTGCCATGCGCACGATGCCGCTCCGTGCACGCGAATTACGTCCAAGCCATCAAATCATAAGAGCCGCCCTGGCCAGCTAACAGAGCGCCACCCATCAGTGAGATCAGCAAACATCAGCGAACACGCGGGTATATAAGAAAGACGGCGATTTGCGCGCCCACATTGGACCGCATACTTTGATTGCCTAGATGTGTTTATTTGCCTGGTCGGCGCTCGACCTCGTTGTCAGTATTCCGTGATTGCAGCCCTTTTAGCCTGCGATACCCAACATTACGTGTCTGGAGGTGGAGCCAAGCAACCTCTTAAAATGCAGGACGCAGTGACGCCCTGACGCTAGATATTCCCGTTGCCGTCCCCTGATCCCAGTTCGGAACCTTGCCTGCATGCTGCCCCTGATTCAGCACGACCCTCACCGTTTCTGAAGATCAAACAGCCCTGCCCTTGTCCAGCTTTGTATGTCAGCGCCCGCATCCGTCCTCACCAATTGCCCGCAAACCTCATTCTCCTCCATGTCATCAGCTTTTAATATTGCTGTGATCGATCAACCGCTGGACGTGGACCATTTCAACCCTAACAAAATCAGGCAAGGCCTGCCTCGACTCTTTTCTTCCCAATCTGCTCTGGGTACACCTCCAAGATGGATCGCATGAGCACTCTTCCCACAATAAAATGCTCTTCTTGTGCTGCCGATATCGATATCCTTCACTTGGCCGATCATGTTTGTATTACAGCAGGCCCTTCCAGTGAGTGGAACGCGACTGTGTGATACCTTCCAAAGCTTATAGTGTTTAGCAACTGCTGTTCCAGAGCCCATGTCGCCTACCTCGACACTTTCGACAGGCTCACCTTCTTCAATAGTTTCCCCGAAGCTCAACCGCGCCGCCACTTTCCAAGGACCGACATTCAGTAACAGATCAGCTGGACCAGCACCGACTGGTCGCATGCCTCCTCCTCCCCGGATTGATTCCAATGCAGCGAGTAAGTAGCCAGTAAACGGACACAAGAACCAAATGCTGACCTTTCTAGACAGGCCATTCCGTTCATTGGAGCCGTCGCCTATGAGTAGTCAGAGTCCCAGGAGTCGCACGCCTGGCCTAGCACCCCCGAAATCCCCCTTCAAGATGACGCGCAGTGTGACAACTCCCAATGCTCGGAGTATGGGACCACCATCACCTGGTCTGACCTCGAATTTGGATTCACCCTTTCCTCGATTTCCACCCAAGAATGCGCCCAGCAGCCCCAAACCTCAGCCACGGCAACGCCTAGACCCTTATCCACAAGATTACGCCCAGCCCAATGCTCTATTTGCACCGTTGAGCCCGAGGTTCAACGGCGGAGAAAACATCTCAAAGCGTTTAGAAAACATTGCACCAGGCCCATTTGACCGGAGACCTAGTATGACAAGACAGGTAACAGAGGAGAACCACGCGATTGAACATAAGAGAACGCCCACAAATGGCAGCATTGGAAGCGCTAGGAGTGTACCGAGAAGAAATGGCTCTGTGGCATCGAATGCGTCGCATAGCTCTGCATACTCGAACCGCAGTATCGGCCTTCCTTCCCGCCCGAAGCCTGGAATGGGGCCAGCTAATGCACAGTCCCCTCTGCCCTCCACTTCAGAACAAATTGAAGGTATTGACGATTTCTTGGACCGCTTGCAGAGGGAATCTAAGCCTTCTACCACAGCCGATGAGAAGCCAGTACGTCAAAACAGTCGGGAGCCGCCGGTACGACCACGAAGACCTTCCACAAAGGATCTCCCGTCTGACATGCATGATCTGGATACCCAAGAATTCATGTCTCTCCCAAACACCATGTTCCCTTCACGTGGGTCAAGCCGTAGTGGCTCAGAGAGCGATATGCCAAGAGGTCTTGCACCATCTCACGCTTTACGCCCTGCTCCATTGGGTGCCTCTGGCCTCAGTGACGTGCCACTGAACGCGCTTCACACGCCTTCGGACTCTGGATTCTCAGATGATTCCTATGGCTCTGGCTTCCGGAGTATAGCCAGTTCTCGGTCAAGCCCGCCAGAGTCAGAAGCGGCACACTCACGACAGGTTTCCAAGGTCAGCCGCTCAGATTTCGTTGATGAGGAACCCATGGAACCCGTTCCAAGAAGCGCAAGCCCCGAGTCTTATGCCGAAGGACGACCTGTCCGCGCGCCTAGAAGCTACATGAGATCTGATGGATCAGGACCGGTTCCACGAGCACTTTCGCCAGGATGGCGCCAGCCCACCTTCCCTCCAGGAGGTTATGCCAAGTACCCAGAATCTCCGCTGGACCCTGCTGTCCAGATGGGTGCGATATCACCTCGCACGAGGGACATCAGTCCTGCACGGGACCCAGCGGAAGTCAGTGGAAGCGAATCAACCCCCATGGCAACATACGAATCACGCCAAGCCGAAGTGCGTCGACCAAGCAAGGCAAGCAAGGGCAACTGCCGCGGTTGCTCCGAACCCATTGTCGGAAAGTCTGTCAAGGATTCTTCGGGCCGTCTCACCGGACGCTACCATAAGCACTGCTTTGTATGCAGAACCTGCTCGGACCCCTTCCCCACTGCCGAGTTCTATGTCTACGAGAACTCGCCTTACTGTGAACACCACTACCACAAGCTAAACGGGTCTTTATGCAGCACCTGCAATCATGGTATCGAAGGCCAATACCTCGAAACCGACACCCGTCAAAAGTTCCATCCTAGATGCTTCACCTGCACGACGTGCCGTATCGTCCTCCGCGACGGCTATTTTGAAGTCTCCGGTCGAAGATACTGCGAGCGCCACGCACAAAGCGCCGCAGCACCACCAAGAAGTCGTCTTGGACCCGGAAACTACCAACCCCGAAACCTACAAAAACGCGGAACGAGACTCATGATGATGGCGTGAGCTGTCCTAGTTTTTCCCTTGCTTGTACCCACTCCCTCCCTGGTTTGCCCTCTTCCTCTTGAAATTTGCTTTGTTACGTCATTTAGCGATCCTGGCCTTGTGTGCACAACTGTACGAACCTTCACCCTCTTCATTCTTTCTGATACCCGGCCAGTCCGCTCTTGTCTTGGATACGTTCCTGCATTATACCCCTTACTCTATACATTCGCTACTCCTTGTAATCACGTTCGGTTTACCGAACTAGACGGCTCTTTTGTGGTTGCCATGGGTAGCGTTTGGTATATACGCCCATTCCTTGGCATTTCTTTTTGCTAGTCTCTGTGAGACACCATCTTTTTTTGTTGATAACGAGATCCGACTGCACGTGTACATATAGGTAGCAAACGTAATGTTTACTGCTCATCTCTATGGGCTTAGCAATTAATTGGTTAAATCATTCTAATCGCTTCACTGGTCCTTGCGTGTCATGACGTTGTTGGAACAACTGGACAGATGATTGAAGATGTGGAGATGAGTAATCTCGCGGGTAAATGGACTTCAATTCATCGCTATCTCGGCGATCAAATATGCATACTCATCCGCATATCGGGCCCTTTGTCAGCCTTCAGTGTTTGCTAATCACCCATGTTCCAACAATATCTCTTATCTGCAAACCTCATCTGTAACACACGTATTCTTCACAACGATCGAAGAAGCTACTTGATATGCAATACGAGCAAGAGGTATATAAGGAGCGGATTCTGGCCCTCCATTCTACATCAACAACATCAACCACGATTACTTGCCCAAAGCTTCCACAACAGCAAAGTATCTACAACAATCTGCAAACACCCCTCTACAAAATGCGTCAATTCTACGAGGATCCCCCGTACACCATCAATATGCTGGACCAGTCTCTAGTAAGTCTACCTTCGCCCAACACGCGTTTTCATCTCTCCCCTCGCTACCATATCTCCGACAAGCCTATAGCACTCCACTAACACGACTCCCCTAGTCCCCCCACGCCCAATACCCTCCAACAAGACCCCTATCCTCTCTACCAAACCCTTGACTCTGCCGACCCCAAACCAAGCCCAAGCCCACCTCCCCAgccaccacctccatctcctaGACGAAATCGTCACAGCACCACCTTAAGTGCAACCACTCTACTCCTGAATCTCGCCAGCGGTAACGATTCAAGTGTAAGTACCACCCCATCCCATTACCAGGCACCGCCGGATTGAACCCGCAAAGCTAATCTTCTCTACTCAGACCCCAAGCCCCAGCCCCCCCACCGGGACCGCCACCACCATCCCCCAAGAGTCATGCTCTTCGACGCTTCCCAGCGCCGACCTAAGAATTACCAATGCCCATCTAACTACTTACCCGTGGTGACATCGGGTTGTGGTAAGTCATCACTAGCTTGAAACACTTGACTCGGCTCGCTACTTTTGGGTCCCGCACTTATGGATACTGGTTGTACCTAGCTAGCTAACTAGCTAATTGATAGCCGCTATGCACAGCCTCCCCCCATTGAACGAACCCATTTTTCTGTGCTTCCGCTTCCCGCGTGCTAAACCCTGTGTGCTGATCTATCGTTTGTGCTTGTGCTAATCTTGCCGTTGGGGGATGGGTCTAGGGTATCCGCGTCAATGTTATCGGGTGCGTGTAGATTGGGAGTTGAAGGTGAAACGGCGGAGTAGGATGATAGAGCTTTGTTTGGTAGATAAGTAGTTCTCCGTTCTCCATGAATCTGAAGTGTTATTTAAACATGCTTTGGGGAATTGGGTTTATCGTTTACATGATTTGTACTTTTGATATGCAGGTGAGTGGCTGGTGACGTAACTAGTGTGAGAAGGCCTGTGCTTTGTCCGTTAGACCCTGCATTTAGGGAAAGGGGGATAGAGCGAGGATGCCCCTCTTTCTCTAGGATTTACattttctttctttcttttcgTGTCTTTAGTCGGGCTGTGTTGTGTACCCGAGTCGTTGTTCGTAATTAACTGGAGCTCTTTCCTCTTGCATGGGAACATGTATATGCTGTGTTGACAGATGCATACGCTAGAACAGCCTTATTGGTTTTGCGCCAGTTGGCGATCGCGTTATACGGTGGCTTTGGATTGCTATGGGCTTGTGTCTGATCGTGCGGTTCAACTCCATACTGAGTACCAGGGTTGTTGCTACTCGCGAAAGTCATCTCGCAAGCATTGTTTCCAATGGGCTTTGAGAGTATTGATTCCATTGTCCCAACCACACGATGAGCTTTGAGAAAACCACAACTGGTCAATGAAATTCATCTCTGCGAAACAGAAACACAAGATCCAGACCTGTACGCCGCAAACAAGTTAAGCTAGTAGGTAAGCTTCTTTCCTAAGACTAGATCAGTCAATGTCGATTCGGTTCGAATTCGTTCGTCGACTTGGTTACTGAGTATTAGAGTAGATACCAAAGCTTTGAATCCAGCACGGAAGATACCGGAAAACAATACGCGATAGTGGTAGCGACATATTAGTACTTATTGTAGCATGAAGACAAAGGCTGTAGTTATAAGTAGCCACAACAACTAGCCATCCATACGAATATAACGCGGCAGCACTGCTGAATTTCCTAGCGGTCATCTTACAATCCGTCTATTAATGGGTACTATCCCACGACTATCGCAGAATCGATTTGGATAGCTAAGTGACTATGAGTGGAAGCAATGGTCAAATTTGCACAACCTGCCTTTCTTGTACTACTGTTAAGCATCGATATTACTTCCTAATATTTATACATACATTATCTACTACACACAAGTACGACCACCCAAGCAAAGATATCCTGGATAGACATGTAAAACATTGGAAAAAAATCATATGTTTGATCTCAAACCAATCGTTGAACGCGCTGCTGCAAAAGCGTCTCCCGTTTATGTCTTATCCTCGCTTCCTCCTTTTCCAACCACTCCACCTCTCTCCTCCTTTGCGCTTCCCCATCAAATGCCACGTCGTCGGTTGTTTCTATATTTCCAGCATCAGCCACTTTGAGACACTCAACCGTATGCGATGATGCGTCTTTAGACGGTAACTCGCCCGGCCGCGAGGACCCGTCGAGCTCATGGACCAGATCCGATTTATGATAGCGAGGAGGTTCTAATTCATGGCGCTGGCCAGTAACAGGTAGTCCTTGAAACGCTGTATCGTTGAACACGCCGGTGAAATCTGTAGGGGCACTCGCCCCGAAAGTCACTTTCTCGTCTCTGCGTCCAAGGTCTTCATCTGAATTGACGGCGGGAGTGAGGCGCTTTCTAAGCCGCCAGAAGAACCAAGCGCATACGATGAGAACAAGGAGTAGTATGCCGCCGACGGCTATGCCTGCGATCGCGCCGGCTCCTAGGCGTGCGCTACTATTACTAGACACGGATGCTACCTCGGGTCTTCTGACTGAGGGCGTTGAAATGCTGGTATTTCCTGGACCTGGATTTCGCGATATGGGTGATGATGTCGAGATGATTGGAGATACGGTCGAGGGTCTACTAGATATGACGACAGCCGAAGTAGAAGACACGGTCGAGGACCCACTAGATATGACGACAGACGGGGTAGAAGACACCGTGTCGGTATAGGAAACGGTCATCAAGGTAGTATCCGAAGAAGTCTGGTAGGTAGACAAGACGCTTGTAGACGTGGAGTCACCTGGATCCCCCGCAACCATGGTAATTGTCGACCTCGACGGCCAGTTGAATCCAGACATGGTCATGTTGTATTGCGATAACAAGATGGACGCGGTATGGGTATCTGGAGTGATGGATGCTGCTGCAAGTGTGCCAAAGGTGAGGATCGAAACCAGTGAGGATACAAAGGCCAATGTAACGCGCGTTACTTTCAACCCTACGTCACGGCACCCAAATTACTTTATCCAGCCTTGTCATACGCATCGTACTGCGTGGCAGTGGCACAAACGGACACGGTCACATCGCCATAGGCCAGATATACGCATAAGAACCTGTTTGAATACCTAAACCCTCTCTTTGAACCGGGGCCGTGCTACCAATGTGCCGCGAGTACGACGTCCGACAAGGGTCAAAAAAGCTAATTGCGGCGTAGTTTCCAGAAATCGAGGCTGTGCAAATATCCTATTCAATGAACAAAAACAGCCGTGCCGGCAAACAGGACAAAGATAATATGCCGTACCTAACCCTTCCTCATTTCCAACACCCACCTCACAACCTCGCCTTCTCCCCCTCCGCCCTTCCCACCAACCCCCCCATGCTCCACCCTCACCGGCCTCGTAACAACATAAAACGCCATACCCACACTCCTCGTCGAAAACTGAACCTTGCTCCCCACATGGAAAAACGCAAAGTCGCCCGCCACAAGGTGATGCGTGATGCCCGTTGCTTCGTCCAGGACGTCGATTTGGCCGCTGAGGACGTATTTGGATTCTTCGAACGTGTAGGCGGCCGGCTTGGATGGGCCGGCGGTGATTTTGTAGAAGCCAGATGTTATGGGTGttggggtggtggtgggggtTTGCGTGAGGGTGCTGTGGGGGGGTGGGTTAGATGGACGGATGGGGTAGGAGGGGAGGAGGGGAGGACGTACGTGTGGAAATCTGCTACGGTTGCGTTGTCGCCTTCGGGGAGGGCAATGTGTTCGTGGCCTGCGCCTTTGATGATGGTAAGGGGGACGAGAGTAGTATTCGACACTATCATATCGCTAAGGATTAGCCACTCCTGCTCCTTGAAGATTCCAGTCTAGTCGTTTTTACTTACTATTTGCGAGCTTTATTTTTTTACTGTCTCACGAATTTCGAAAGGATGTAACTATAGAACAGGAAAGAACATATGGTAAAGCTCTCATATTTAATAACCCAGATACCGAGGAACGTACGTACTGTAGTTCCCCCCCCCCACATAACCACCAATGCAACAGTTGCCCAAAAGCGGTAAGTCGTGCCTGACTTCCCAGCCCGGTCAGGTAAGCCTGCCTCCTCAGTTAAAGCCGCCAAGCGGGTATAAGCGGCGCTAGCTACCAAGCGCCCGGTATCCAAAACTTCAAGATACAAAACGGCTCACTCATTGCGAATTCCACCAACAGCCGAACAATGTACGATGGATGGGCATGTAATATACTGGATGGATACCAAGGCAGACAGACAGCCTTTTGTTTTCTGGATGTCGTTTTCTTTCATAAAAAGAACAGGACAGCAACAAGACATGGATAACGTCTTGAATCATACATGTAGCCAAACaagaaagaaagagagcaaACACCAAAACCCAGACGAACCCTCGCTAATCCCACGACaagcaacagcaacaacaacgcCTTTCCCGTCCATCACGGACTAAAAAGCAGCCCTTGGGGTCCCATATAACCTCGTATCTATCCATTTCGAAAACGCCCCCTCCCCTAAAACAGAACCCACATGTCATCCACCCTACACCTAGGCCAACCCCGGCACCGTAATCCCCCCCGGCTGCAAGATTCAACCCACCCCCTCTACTCCTCGGCCCCACAAAACCCTGCCGCTGTCTCCCCGTCCTGCCCCTACCCAGCCAATTATACTTGAGCTCCTTGTTCAACCTACCAATCTTTTCCTGTGCATCATCGCTGGACTGCAGACTAACTAGCACAGACACGCATTGCAGCATGCGACCGACTGTTTCGGTGACTTTGGTCGAGTCCATTGGTTGTTGGCGCAGGGCGGCGGGCGGGAGGTTGGAGTGCGAGGTAGGCGGCGGGGGGGTGGAGGTGGGACATGGTAGGTGGATGTTGCGAGGGGTTTGAGGAGAAGGAACCAGCGGATGTGTTGGAGGTAGCGCGGGATCTTGTGCTGGCGAACGTCGAGGATGTTATACTGGTTGTGGATTCTAAGTAGCCGCCTGAGCTCTGGGAGGTGGAATTAAGACTACCCATTGGCAGGACATCGTTTGCGCTTCCCGCGGTGCCTGGGCGTGTGTCGTGTGGAATGGGAGAAGGAGATTCCAATCCCGCGTTTAGGTTCTCGAGGGATAGACGGGAGAAAATGGCCATTAGCGCCTCGTAGCGTGGAAGTATGACAATGTCTCTGAATATGAGGAGTGTGATGCGTCGGACTTCTAGTTCGCCTAGAATGGGTATGTTGAGGTGATCTGGACTTTTCGTGTTCATCTCATCCGGCAGCATGACGCCCCAGAACTCGGCGGCTTGCGCCGATGTCATGATGCCCGAGCCTCTAAACTCCAGGTCGAGGGGTAGGAATACAGCTTGTAAGAAGGGAAGGATGGTGGTAAATACAACAAGCCACATCTCTACAAGATGTGGGATAAGCCGGTCATCGGGCACGTGTCGGAGCGTCTGGTCTAGGGAGCCAAAGCCGGTGGAGAGGAGTTCGTTGAGGTCTTCTATGAGGATTATGGGGGAGCGCTTGTGAATGCAGCGTTTGATGTGTACAGTGACTAGGGCGTTGAAGTCTTCTACAGGTGGTCGTGGGTCCTCGCCTTCGAAGATTAGTAACACTCTTGCTTTCAACAACGGCCAGGCGTCGTCTGGTGACAGGCCATTGATGCCGAACGAGCTGCCTAGATGCAACATTTCCGTCGTGTGTGATATCGTCTGTCCAGGCGTGGTGTGGCTTGATGCACTTGTGATATTGCTCGCTAATGACGGCCACTCTGCTCTTTCCGTGCTAACCGAGTTCATCCGTTCTCTGTACGGAGGCTCTAGTTGAGCGTCG encodes:
- a CDS encoding LIM domain containing protein, which gives rise to MSPTSTLSTGSPSSIVSPKLNRAATFQGPTFSNRSAGPAPTGRMPPPPRIDSNAANRPFRSLEPSPMSSQSPRSRTPGLAPPKSPFKMTRSVTTPNARSMGPPSPGLTSNLDSPFPRFPPKNAPSSPKPQPRQRLDPYPQDYAQPNALFAPLSPRFNGGENISKRLENIAPGPFDRRPSMTRQVTEENHAIEHKRTPTNGSIGSARSVPRRNGSVASNASHSSAYSNRSIGLPSRPKPGMGPANAQSPLPSTSEQIEGIDDFLDRLQRESKPSTTADEKPVRQNSREPPVRPRRPSTKDLPSDMHDLDTQEFMSLPNTMFPSRGSSRSGSESDMPRGLAPSHALRPAPLGASGLSDVPLNALHTPSDSGFSDDSYGSGFRSIASSRSSPPESEAAHSRQVSKVSRSDFVDEEPMEPVPRSASPESYAEGRPVRAPRSYMRSDGSGPVPRALSPGWRQPTFPPGGYAKYPESPLDPAVQMGAISPRTRDISPARDPAEVSGSESTPMATYESRQAEVRRPSKASKGNCRGCSEPIVGKSVKDSSGRLTGRYHKHCFVCRTCSDPFPTAEFYVYENSPYCEHHYHKLNGSLCSTCNHGIEGQYLETDTRQKFHPRCFTCTTCRIVLRDGYFEVSGRRYCERHAQSAAAPPRSRLGPGNYQPRNLQKRGTRLMMMA